A single region of the Vicia villosa cultivar HV-30 ecotype Madison, WI linkage group LG4, Vvil1.0, whole genome shotgun sequence genome encodes:
- the LOC131597581 gene encoding stress-response A/B barrel domain-containing protein UP3-like: protein MINEMQSLVTLEQVRHLTLGPILTNNESISTTIPISDLRYTHLFHSRYDSEEDLQTYNVHSKHINTVRGFIFPICDDLLVVDWIGGEVALPPQPSPGIAFRVSFLKLKEENEKDGEVKEEVFWAIRGIKESKGEVSYVSYGENISSARANGFSIASLVVFSGREELESVDAGEGLVKVKEHLESVVVVDYLVPLN, encoded by the coding sequence ATGATCAACGAGATGCAATCCTTAGTCACACTTGAACAAGTTCGTCACCTTACTCTAGGACCAATCCTAACCAACAACGAAAGTATCTCAACAACGATACCTATTTCGGATCTTCGTTATACTCACTTGTTCCATAGTCGTTATGATTCTGAAGAGGATCTACAAACATATAATGTCCACTCTAAACATATAAATACGGTTAGAGGCTTTATTTTTCCTATCTGCGATGATCTTTTAGTCGTGGACTGGATAGGCGGAGAGGTTGCTCTCCCACCACAGCCTTCGCCCGGTATTGCATTCCGGGTGAGTTTCTTGAAACTCAAGGAAGAGAATGAGAAGGACGGTGAAGTTAAGGAAGAGGTTTTTTGGGCTATTCGAGGTATTAAGGAGAGTAAGGGAGAAGTTAGTTATGTGTCTTATGGTGAAAATATATCTTCGGCGAGGGCGAATGGGTTCTCGATAGCTTCACTTGTGGTTTTTTCGGGACGGGAGGAGTTGGAGAGTGTGGATGCTGGTGAGGGTTTGGTTAAGGTTAAGGAGCATTTAGAAAGTGTGGTGGTGGTTGATTATCTGGTTCCTTTGAATTAA